The following nucleotide sequence is from Carassius gibelio isolate Cgi1373 ecotype wild population from Czech Republic chromosome A24, carGib1.2-hapl.c, whole genome shotgun sequence.
aatggCACCAAATAACTGATTAAGTCATTTTCATTAAAGATCAACCAGTACAACGATTTTTAAGTGTCTAATAACCAGTGTGCAAAATGCATTTTACATAGTTTTATTTCTAATTTGAATCCAGTGACAAGTTCACAACAATTAGATTAATCtgacatttacaaaaaatatataggctatatatttttttaagtttaaaaatctctgtttacaATCCCATTGAGCTGACTGACAGCTTCACCTTTCAACAGACCACGCCCCCTCAGATCCGCCCCCCTGCACACATGCGCGTTCACATAGATATTTTTGAAAATTCACGtcgttttattatacatttatacacactgTACAATTTCAAACATGCTCTTGCATTGAATACGACGTTTTGGGTAATTAGAAAACAAGTACCATAAAAACATATGAAGTTTTTTCTGTAATAATTTAGAATACAAAAATAAGCACGACACCATGCGGTGCTAAAGTCCATCATCCAATGTGTAACTTAATGCACGTCTGCTACAGAAGAACATAGTAATTCAAGTTCACTGAGGTATGTTTTTGGCAAGGTTTTTGGggagcgctctctctctcacacacgcgctTTCTTTCCCCGAAGCGCGTCACCGACTGTCAACAGCCGCGCGCGCAGCAGTCCCAAAAGAAGGTTCGGGCATGTGTTTGAAGAAGTTTCTGATGCTGCTGAGCTCTCGTGTCAGCTGATCGATGGTTTTGTGCAGGCGCTCGTTGTCGGCGCTCAGCTCGATCATCTTCTGCTGCATCTCCAGGTTGCGCTGCTTCGCCTTGTCCCTGCTTTTACGCACGGCGATGTTGTTCCTTTCGCGCCGCTGCCGATACTCGGGACTGTGCCTGTCGACTGACTTTTTTCCCCTTTCCTTTCCCAGCCTCCTCCGGGTGTGGGGTTCTGGCTCAGGTGAGGTGGGAGGTGTCGGCTGACCCGTGTGCATGAGGCTCACGGACGTCTGCGCGCACGTCTCGATCTGAGATGGTAAGGACGAGGACACATCACTGTCGCTCCAGTccgcctctgcctctgcctctgcctctttcTTGATCGGTGCGCAAAACGCGCCCTTGCCAAAGCCCCCATCCTGGTTCTGCAGCCTCTCCGAGCTCTTTTGCGCAAAAGCGCCTGCCAGGTAAAAGTCTGGCTTTTCATGCTTCACCGTGTTGTTGAACAAGTCTGCAAAGAGCTCATCGTTGCAGATCTCCAGAGGAACCGTGGACATGGACTCGATGTATGCGCTGAAGTCGATGGCGCTCTCATCATCGTAGATGGCAGGCGCGTTGCTGAGCTCCATcatgctgttgctgctgctgttattgttgttgttgtcctcGGACGTGCAATGCTCTCCCTCGGGTTTGGCATCCCCTGGCATGACCTTATTATCATAGAAGTTGGCAGGCTCCATTGCCCAGCTCATGTTGCATGGTGGCGTTACGCACTGCGAGTCCAGGTTGTACATGTCAGACATGGACACAGCGAAACTCAAACTCGATCAGCAGATGCTTTCCTTGTCCCAGTCGACAAAAGgcgtaattattattttttttcacgcGCAATCACACGCTGTCTCGCGCACCTAGCGCGTATCTCCAAAAGTCTGGCTGTCTCGCGCACAGGTGTTAAAGTCCTCGTAGCTCTCTATCGAAACTCTGCCGTCCGCCTGAATAAGTACGAGCGCACGGCTTGCGTCACGGCATCAACGCCCCCTTCCAGGAGCCAGTGAGTGTCCAGCGTCAGTCACATGTTCCGCCCGTGCTCTTATTTGAGGAGACTCGGGTGTGCGTGAACGCCTACACAAACTTGTAAGAACAGTCTGTCAGAACTTCATGTTGTAGGACATGAGGACAAGTTTGAATGCGTACGCGAGTGTACTGTACATTCATGCATAcacaaatacaattaatttaaatggaCAGATTGAATGTTtggttagtttttatttattattattactaatatggATTTTCGTTCggatttataatattaataatttaaattatattattatacttattatgaatattttgttatttattattattattattattatgacctCAAGCTGAATGCGTATGCATGTGTAGAAAGAAGGATCAGTGAGAGAAAATTAATGCGCCATTACCACCcttcctgaataaaaaaaaataatgtaataaattcaaagtattttttgtttactattttagttattactgttgtttttgttgttgttgtcgttcatatttgttattattattattatacttcattTTTTTGGACATGAGGGCATGTTtgaatgcaaagaaagaaggatcGTCGAGAgacaattaatataaataaatacgaataaaatatttttggttcattattattattattgttgtcattattgctattattataatgttgttgtttttgttgttaagtGTGTTTATTGTATACTTggaaatatacacacatttaaattcatttatttttccacATCCATGTATTTGTGAAGCACACTGAACGTACAAATTCagtacaaaaataatataaattgaaaCGACATTAAAGCATTAAAGCAAGCAAAATTTAGGTTATTTGTTGttagttacatttaatttgtaaaaatcatTTTGCTGTTATATAAGCaacacaataaaatgttttattcccCTGCCTTAGgcttgtattaaaaaataattttccttagTGAGGCCAAAAATTCATTCATAATTTTGTGAGGATGCTACAGTTGTTTTTCTATATGTAGGCTATTAATCTTGTCCACGTGGACATCTAGTGGATGTTAGAGGAATGACCTCTGTTTATTCTGTGTTGATGTTCTTTCCCGCGAAAACTTTGGACGATACCAAAAAGTTCATGCCATTCGTTTATATCACCCGCCCTATAATTTTCAACCTGCCATTAAAAgcgtttgaaaaagagttgattGTAATTTTAAACATAAGTAATCGAAACGAATTGCGTAATCTAAGAAATaacgatttttttttatgatttaaacacACATTTCGATCACTTCCCCCCTCTCGACTGATAGTGAGGAGCTTATTGTTGGTTGGTCAAAATTTCCCCGCGAAATTTACGTCACAGACAGTTTCGCGCCACCGTCCACATTAGAAGCGAAACAGTGCGCAAGGTAAGTGTTGTATTTCTGTATAAAAGCAACGTGTTTGAAAGTAGACGTATTCTCGATAACCTAAAAAGAAAGGTATCGGTCAATTGGACGTTGGCATAGTGTGagcttatattaaaaaaaaaaaaagttattctggtTAAAATACGAAGTTTTGTCGTTGTTGTGGGTGATGCAGCGTGCTACTAGTTGACTCTTCAAGATACTTTACATCCTTCATGCTTTCGTTTCATCCTTTCTCAATGTCCTTACAAAATAAACGTGCTGCGTAGTTTAAATATTAAGTTTTTATACGTGGACAGATATTATATTCTCTGGGCATCTCATGTAAGCATTAAACTTGTTTTCAGAGTCAAAATGTGTCTTcttgttgatttaatttatttatccaCGACGTGTTTAGCAAGGCATTTGGGTGAGTGTTTTGTGATGCATTGCCATTTTCCAGTGTTTCAATGAAGAcagctatttattttattcttggggaaaataaaaaattaggtgTGCTGTCATAGTATGAAAATGACTTTTATTATATAACAGTTATGATATTTGCATAACTTTTATAACAGGTAACAAGAACTTAAATCATAAGTTAGTATGTCACAAGTCATTTATAATATAGCAGTTATAGTATTTGTATAGCATTTATAGTTATAACAGGTTATAGGAACTTAAGTCATAATCAATTACAAATGTTAAAGGATTTTCAGTTTCATACATGCTTAAGTAGTCTGTGTATGAAACATAAACATGCAACTATTTGAGTTTACATGAACTAAATTTAATGTCAGTACAACTTAAAAACTAAGTTacttaatgttaaaaaatgtaacaatataaatataaatctaataaatgatattcatttTGGTTCCAGCTgattaattttgagatttaatTTTATAGTTTTGAGTCGAGATGTCTTCACCAGCGTCCCAGAGCCGTAAGAGAGACCCTCCGACCCGTGAGTTACATACATTGAATCTGAATGCATACACATACTGGCATGCATGTAGTGTGTGACAGCTTTGTCTTTGACAGTAGTTGCATGTGaagggtttgtgtgtgtttgcagctgCGAGTGAGGACCCTCTCTCTCCTCCGTCGCAGCGGTCGAGAGCTCATGACACATCCACAGAGCTTCAGCCCATGCCCACATCTCCAGCCATGGACGTGTCGCTGTTCTCCAGCCCTATGGCCCCGCGCTCTGGTACAGCTTGTATTCAGCGTTTCACTtgcattgaattgaattgagctgATTTAAGCAGGTCAGGAATTCATCAAGATTTGTTTTCTCCAGTCGTGCAGAGCGAGGTCGATGTGAGTTCTCCGCTGATGTACGGCACTCCCAGCTCCAGGGTGGAAGGAACGCCCCGCAGCGGCATACGCGGGACCCCGGCACGTCAGCGGGCCGACCTGGGATCTGTCCGGAAAGCTCCACAGGTCGACAtgcattcagagccagtgagTGAAAGTTGTTGTTATTTGCGGTTTCATAAAAAAGGTTAAGGTTAATCTTTTGATTTATGACTTGCTGGTTGTGTTATTAATTAGCCGTTTATTAGAATTAACACATCATAAATATTTATGGTTACttgtataattcatattttatttggaGTTTGTTCATGTGCATCAGGCATGTGATCACATAAggacaaaaaaagaggaaaaacctTCTTCCTAATATtacagtataataaatgtaataataataattatataaatatgaattaaaatataaaacgttTTTAAAGTAATATTACTATTGTGCtggataataaataatgaagacacAAAATATCAAAATCCACATTATCCATATCGATAAGTCTAGACTAGTTTAGCTAAAACTTAACTTGATAACTTAAACTGAAGTAAAATGTATTAGAAATGTTGCATTCAAAACtatttgaaataagtttcttgaAACGAAAAATactaactgaaagaaaaaatgtgttacaaatatttagtaatataaaaaaagacaaaacgcaGAAAAGaatgactacaaaaaaaaaaaaaatgaatttaaaagcatttaaaaatataaattattagcaAAGTCACactaaaatgtaacataaaaatgtaaagtgacttaaaatataacattaaaattatcactgaaaatatgaaaataaaagttatttcataataaaattaaataaataatagtatataaataattttaaaataacactgatccaTAGAAATTAAAAAAGGACATCTCTGATCAttgcatgtgtttatttatttggatctGTGCATCTCTCGTCATTCTCAGCCGTCTGGAGATGCTGTGGCCGGCAGCGAGCAGGGTGCAGGACAGAGACTGGTGATCTGGGGGACTGATGTCAACGTGGGAACCTGCAAGGAGAAGTTTCAGGTGTGTGTCACTACAGCCATGCACAGCTGACTGGCATAAAGCTAATCTtccatggaaaaaaaaatcatctttggttgagaatctgtgttgttgttttttttttttgcagcgttTCCTTCAGCAGTTCACAGACCCCAACTCCAGAGAGGAGGAGAACGCTGGGCTGGATCTGAACGAGCCTCTTTATATACAGAAACTGGATGAGGTGAGGAGTGCAGGACTGATTAGAAAGGCATAAACAGTGATTGTTCATGTTAAATGATGCAAAATCTTTAATATCCAGTTCTTGTGTTCTTATATGGCTGTTTTGTGTTTCAGATCAGTGTTGTTGGAGAGCCGGTATTGAATGTGAACTGCAGTCATATTCAGACGTTTGATGCTGATCTCTACCGTCAGCTGATCTGTTATCCACaggtaatgatattaataataaacaataagcaTTAAAAAGTTCCTACCCAGAAAGGTTTGGGATcaggaattaatacttttattcaacaaaaacgcattaaatgtataataaagtaaaaatgtaaagacatttttaacgtAGCAATGTTGTTTAGAATGTTCAAATCTTTTCTAATAAATGTAacattgagcagcaaatctgcatattaaaattatttctgaaggatcatgtgactctgacgactggagtaatgatgctgaaaattcagctttgtttcacaataataaattacattttaaaacatactcacatagaaaacagatcttttaaattggaataatatttcaaaaaaaaatttaattaaataaatgcagcttgcactatatttttactgttttattttattttttttatgtaaaatcattttctaactgtttttaaatgttttaatcattttaaaagttttaaaattgcttgttttatttttgttattatttttcttcatgattattttacttacttttatgtaaagcactttgaattaccattgtgtatgaaatgtgctatataaataaacttgccttgccttgcagctttggtgagctttCTCTTTCAGCAGCATTAATAAACTTTTGTATTGTCACATGTATTGACCTGTTACTGAGCTCTTTGACTCTCATCCTCTCAGGAAGTCATCCCTACTTTCGATATGGCCGTCAATGAGCTCTTCTTCGATCGTTTCCCAGACTCCGTGTTGGAGCATCAGATTCAAGTGCGTCCTTACAGTGCCCTGAAAACCAGAAACATGCGTGCGCTCAACCCTGAAGGTAAGTGAAGCAGTGCTTAATGATCACACACAGTTTATTGATAAATGTCTGCAGCCGTCACATGATCTGATCGTCTCTCATCTCCTTTCAGACATTGACCAGCTCATCACTATCAGTGGGATGGTGATCCGCACCTCTCAGCTGATCCCGGAGATGCAGGAGGCGTTCTTCCGCTGTCAGGTGTGTGCGTTTAACACGCGTGTGGAGGTGGACCGCGGCCGCATCGCTGAACCTGCCGTCTGCCGCAACTGCAACACCACCCACAGCATGGCGCTGGTGCATAACCGCTCCGCCTTCTCTGACAAACAAATGGTGAGTTCACTTAGAATCTTTTTGAGATATTTAACTTGGTTAGGAAAGGTTGTTATTCTTGGATGCATTTGTTTACTAGTCCTTAAGACCCTTACAGAAATTGAGGcgcatgattattattatttcaatatctTTTGTGGTGACAGATAAAACTGCAGGAATCTCCGGAGGACATGCCTGCGGGTCAGACGCCACACACCACAATCGTCTATGCACACAATGACCTGGTTGACAAAGTGCAACCTGGAGACAGAATAAACATCACCGGTACGACCTGCTGTCATTGAAGCTTTGTTCTGTGGTTCTGTAGAGTACCTGATGCTATTTGAACCCTACACTTTCTTCGATCTGAACAAGGCATTGTATTGTAGCTGAACCGCTAAACTTTCAGACCCATTACATTAGGAAACTCT
It contains:
- the LOC127946248 gene encoding CCAAT/enhancer-binding protein delta: MSDMYNLDSQCVTPPCNMSWAMEPANFYDNKVMPGDAKPEGEHCTSEDNNNNNSSSNSMMELSNAPAIYDDESAIDFSAYIESMSTVPLEICNDELFADLFNNTVKHEKPDFYLAGAFAQKSSERLQNQDGGFGKGAFCAPIKKEAEAEAEADWSDSDVSSSLPSQIETCAQTSVSLMHTGQPTPPTSPEPEPHTRRRLGKERGKKSVDRHSPEYRQRRERNNIAVRKSRDKAKQRNLEMQQKMIELSADNERLHKTIDQLTRELSSIRNFFKHMPEPSFGTAARAAVDSR